A genomic region of Polyangia bacterium contains the following coding sequences:
- a CDS encoding TIGR02266 family protein, translating to MDQPPPKESRAPINLRIKFRSESIDQFIDRYSIDVSRGGIFIRTREPLAVGTQLKFDFQLQDSSPLMAGEGTVVWIREYDANRTGITPGMGVRFDKLTAASQPVLEKILAEKGRRDQGNASGGVMSKVGAGMAVRRPSSTFTALDPRALGLVAGAGPAGETPAAGNSASDAATRRERRPSSPTLQSGTAAPSPPVSERTHQGGFGVAGGGPGPTSPGNPTPRARTPGALPALESTGSGRHTGGASDVSSLVSRLAAARQANFEAPTSADIDKALDGLMGDSPKGDERTPIRSSPLAGADDGGVPGLREDDAASEPTKTGNALSDLFTSAGKLDTPDRIAAAAAAAGTVDGAAPTAEIDSDRTLATSAEQVAQIVADAERVTDPMDKTARDLPAIGPTVGSPAPSLVLIKNQVADNKVEKAQGLVDRIAPPSEPRVDAKIRRDELIASEKTPQPTLIASSTQAPAVAGSFTTGRIGAASASAETPAAGPAKTSPPEAAPLAAPAKSGSARPVKRRSAVPFVIGGLVLAAAIVAVVTARQGGIDHSQESFQPKKAEETVAGKTPLQPTPSAAVPAPPASAEPAAAAATAPSTPATEPPKPAEATPAANAAGPAPSPAAEATPPPPAGPAPAKAPAARTAQPATERKTTVTVGPKRSVVASGVDGAGTGKKGDAAEAAGGGRPVVQHVLKITSTPTGAEVLIDGQSVGTTPYQAKEIDAEAPHAVTIRLDGYEPHEHMISASDWLKLKANLETAKVSVKLRKVTAAAGEPGAPKADGTVAEPANTESSKTESSARNETKSDPSVPIERPVEKVEKAEKPEKAEKASEPTAPPSATEPPKAADEPAAPPK from the coding sequence ATGGACCAACCGCCTCCGAAGGAATCGCGCGCGCCGATCAATCTGCGCATCAAATTCCGCAGCGAGAGCATCGACCAGTTCATCGACCGTTATTCGATCGACGTCAGCCGCGGCGGCATCTTCATCCGCACGCGTGAACCGCTGGCCGTCGGAACCCAGCTGAAATTCGATTTTCAGCTTCAGGATTCGTCGCCCCTGATGGCGGGCGAAGGGACCGTGGTGTGGATCCGCGAGTACGACGCCAACCGCACCGGCATCACACCGGGGATGGGCGTTCGCTTTGACAAGCTGACGGCAGCCAGCCAGCCCGTGCTGGAGAAGATCCTGGCCGAAAAAGGCCGCCGCGATCAGGGCAACGCCAGCGGCGGCGTCATGTCCAAGGTCGGAGCCGGCATGGCCGTGCGCCGTCCGTCCAGCACCTTCACCGCACTGGATCCGCGCGCCCTGGGCTTGGTCGCGGGTGCCGGGCCGGCGGGCGAGACGCCGGCGGCGGGAAACAGCGCCAGCGACGCGGCCACCCGCCGCGAACGGCGGCCCTCGTCGCCGACGTTGCAAAGCGGGACAGCGGCCCCATCGCCGCCCGTCAGTGAACGCACGCATCAAGGCGGATTCGGCGTGGCGGGCGGCGGACCTGGCCCGACGTCGCCGGGCAATCCCACGCCCCGCGCGCGCACGCCTGGCGCTCTGCCGGCGCTGGAATCCACCGGCAGCGGCCGTCACACCGGTGGCGCCTCGGATGTGTCGTCGCTGGTGTCGCGGCTGGCGGCGGCGCGGCAGGCGAACTTTGAAGCGCCCACGTCCGCAGACATCGACAAGGCGCTGGACGGGCTGATGGGGGATTCGCCCAAGGGGGACGAACGGACGCCGATCCGATCGTCGCCGCTGGCCGGCGCCGATGACGGCGGTGTTCCCGGCCTGCGCGAGGACGACGCCGCCAGCGAGCCGACCAAGACCGGCAATGCGCTTTCCGATTTGTTCACCAGCGCCGGCAAGCTGGACACGCCCGATCGCATCGCCGCCGCCGCTGCCGCCGCTGGCACGGTCGACGGCGCGGCGCCGACCGCCGAGATCGATTCCGACCGGACGTTGGCCACTTCGGCCGAACAGGTCGCGCAGATCGTGGCCGACGCCGAGCGCGTGACCGACCCGATGGACAAAACCGCCCGTGATTTGCCGGCCATCGGCCCCACGGTGGGTTCGCCCGCGCCGTCGCTGGTCCTGATCAAGAACCAGGTGGCGGACAACAAGGTCGAGAAGGCCCAAGGCCTGGTCGATCGGATCGCTCCCCCGAGCGAGCCGCGCGTCGACGCGAAGATCCGCCGGGACGAGCTCATCGCCAGTGAGAAGACGCCGCAACCGACGCTGATCGCCAGCTCGACGCAAGCGCCCGCAGTCGCCGGATCCTTCACGACCGGGAGAATCGGCGCGGCGTCGGCAAGCGCCGAGACGCCCGCGGCCGGCCCGGCGAAAACGTCACCCCCTGAAGCGGCGCCCCTCGCCGCCCCCGCCAAGAGTGGTAGCGCCCGACCGGTCAAGCGCCGGAGCGCGGTTCCTTTCGTCATCGGCGGGCTGGTTTTGGCGGCCGCCATCGTCGCGGTGGTGACCGCGCGACAAGGCGGGATCGATCATTCGCAGGAATCGTTCCAGCCGAAAAAAGCGGAAGAGACCGTCGCCGGCAAGACGCCTCTGCAACCGACACCGTCAGCGGCCGTCCCTGCGCCGCCGGCCAGCGCCGAACCAGCCGCGGCGGCGGCGACCGCACCCAGCACACCGGCAACCGAACCGCCCAAACCCGCCGAGGCAACACCAGCGGCGAACGCCGCCGGGCCCGCGCCCTCGCCTGCCGCCGAAGCGACGCCACCACCGCCCGCTGGGCCCGCGCCAGCGAAGGCGCCCGCCGCCCGCACCGCCCAGCCCGCCACCGAACGCAAGACCACCGTGACGGTTGGCCCGAAGAGATCAGTCGTGGCCAGCGGTGTCGACGGCGCCGGCACTGGCAAGAAGGGCGACGCCGCCGAAGCCGCCGGCGGTGGACGACCGGTGGTGCAGCACGTCCTGAAGATCACCTCGACGCCGACCGGCGCTGAAGTGTTGATCGACGGTCAGTCGGTGGGGACCACGCCCTATCAAGCCAAAGAGATCGACGCTGAAGCGCCACACGCGGTGACCATCCGCCTGGACGGTTACGAGCCGCACGAACACATGATCAGCGCATCCGATTGGTTGAAACTGAAAGCAAACCTCGAGACGGCCAAGGTCAGCGTCAAGCTGCGCAAGGTGACCGCCGCCGCCGGCGAGCCGGGCGCCCCCAAGGCCGACGGCACCGTGGCCGAACCCGCCAACACCGAGTCCAGCAAGACCGAGAGCAGCGCGCGCAATGAAACCAAGAGCGACCCATCCGTGCCGATCGAGAGGCCGGTGGAAAAAGTCGAGAAGGCCGAGAAGCCAGAGAAGGCAGAAAAAGCCAGCGAGCCGACGGCCCCGCCCAGCGCCACCGAACCGCCCAAGGCCGCCGACGAGCCCGCCGCCCCGCCGAAGTGA
- the ggt gene encoding gamma-glutamyltransferase, whose amino-acid sequence MSDKYVTVDVGWWQRFVGGGLCGRRRISMRLAIAWAFFFAAFAVDSPSQAATPPPLHAAHEAVASDNPSASQAGLSRLHAGGNAVDAACATALALGVVHPFASGMGGGGFAIIYIAKEHRTYALDFRERAPAAIMPAMFLRDGKADPSLSRQGGLAVAVPGEVRGLGEIVRRWGKLPFGKCVEPAERLAKTGFPVSWRLAEALREIPGQPPSADPIFAQVFAAKPLHENQIARRPDLARTLGQLRTGGAQAFYSGSVAAAIVTAVRAAGGVMTGDDLKAYTAVERAPLETTYRGLRVLSMPPPSSGGTVLIETLGILSARFPDGPAAAKVGRNSSAYLHVLGEAFKHGFADRARFLGDPDFVSIDVAHLIDPAYHRSLAARIKDDGVLPRDQYGTPDAPPAVYHDGGTTHLAVIDADGNAVSMTTTVNLGFGAKLVAGQTGILLNNEMDDFSVQPGVPNAFGLIGNAQNAVAPKKRPLSSMTPTVVLDGDQVKMVVGAAGGPMIITATAQVLLNVVDWKLDAQAAVAAPRIHDQWFPELLMLESDVPRDVVDGLERRKQKTRELPKIGVANVIVRTAAGLEAAAEPRSPSSPAGD is encoded by the coding sequence ATGTCGGACAAGTACGTCACGGTGGACGTCGGGTGGTGGCAGCGGTTTGTCGGTGGCGGTTTGTGCGGACGGCGGCGGATCAGCATGCGGTTGGCGATCGCCTGGGCGTTTTTTTTCGCGGCGTTTGCCGTGGATTCGCCGTCGCAGGCGGCGACGCCGCCGCCGCTGCACGCCGCGCACGAAGCGGTGGCCTCCGACAATCCGTCGGCCTCGCAGGCCGGGCTGTCACGCCTGCACGCGGGCGGCAATGCCGTCGACGCCGCCTGCGCGACGGCCCTAGCGCTGGGCGTGGTGCACCCATTCGCGTCGGGGATGGGCGGCGGCGGCTTCGCGATCATCTACATCGCCAAGGAACACCGGACGTACGCCCTCGATTTCCGCGAGCGCGCGCCCGCCGCCATCATGCCGGCGATGTTCCTGCGCGACGGCAAGGCCGATCCGTCGCTGTCAAGACAGGGCGGGCTGGCGGTGGCGGTGCCGGGCGAGGTCCGGGGCCTGGGCGAAATAGTTCGTCGCTGGGGCAAGCTGCCGTTCGGCAAGTGCGTCGAACCAGCCGAGCGATTGGCCAAAACCGGCTTCCCGGTGTCCTGGCGATTGGCCGAGGCGCTGCGGGAAATCCCCGGCCAGCCGCCGTCGGCGGATCCGATTTTCGCGCAGGTCTTCGCCGCAAAGCCGCTGCACGAAAACCAGATCGCCAGGCGGCCCGATCTGGCGCGGACGCTGGGCCAGCTGCGAACTGGCGGAGCACAAGCGTTTTACAGCGGCTCTGTCGCCGCCGCGATCGTCACGGCGGTGCGCGCCGCCGGCGGCGTGATGACCGGCGACGATCTGAAGGCGTACACCGCCGTCGAGCGCGCGCCGCTTGAGACCACCTATCGCGGCCTGCGCGTGCTGTCGATGCCGCCGCCGTCGTCGGGTGGAACGGTGCTGATCGAAACGCTGGGGATCCTGTCGGCCCGTTTTCCCGACGGGCCGGCGGCGGCCAAGGTGGGGCGCAACTCGTCGGCGTACCTGCACGTGCTGGGCGAGGCGTTCAAGCATGGCTTTGCCGATCGGGCGCGTTTCCTGGGCGATCCGGACTTTGTTTCGATCGACGTCGCGCACTTGATAGATCCGGCCTATCACCGCAGCCTGGCGGCGCGGATCAAGGACGACGGCGTGTTGCCGCGCGATCAATACGGCACACCCGACGCGCCGCCGGCCGTGTACCACGACGGCGGCACCACCCACCTGGCGGTGATCGACGCCGACGGCAACGCGGTGTCGATGACCACCACGGTGAACCTGGGCTTCGGGGCAAAACTGGTTGCCGGCCAGACCGGCATTCTGCTGAACAACGAGATGGACGATTTCTCGGTGCAGCCGGGCGTGCCCAACGCGTTTGGTTTGATCGGCAACGCCCAGAACGCGGTGGCGCCGAAAAAGCGGCCGCTGTCATCGATGACGCCGACGGTGGTGCTGGACGGCGACCAGGTGAAGATGGTGGTGGGCGCGGCCGGTGGCCCGATGATCATCACCGCGACTGCGCAGGTGCTGTTGAACGTCGTCGACTGGAAGCTGGACGCGCAGGCCGCGGTGGCGGCGCCGCGCATCCATGACCAATGGTTCCCCGAATTGCTGATGCTCGAAAGCGACGTTCCGCGCGATGTGGTCGACGGCCTGGAACGTCGCAAGCAAAAGACCAGGGAGCTGCCCAAGATCGGCGTGGCCAACGTCATCGTGCGCACCGCCGCCGGGCTGGAGGCGGCCGCCGAGCCGCGCAGCCCCAGCTCGCCGGCCGGCGATTGA
- a CDS encoding amidohydrolase family protein — translation MTLIRRDPARGAAWSALLLGLALAACRGGGAGPRALSDAAATGDPSANAPAAATTPARAPARLPRIDVHMHIGPDGVARAMKMMDEWGIDGGVNLSGMYPGPPYHALERQLDAAASTKGRLVVFANANFRLVYGRKDYGHRMAEMLVESKRLGAVGLKIPKGLGLGYLAPDGQHLLAVDDHGLDPLFEKAGQLGMPVAIHIGDPKAFWQPPTPANERWDELNAHPEWSFYGQPVPSWEALYAAFERRVARHPKTNFIAVHFGNDPEDPDRVSQMLDRYPNFYIDTAARIPEMGRHDVEKMRRFYEKYQDRILFGTDTGVGASDAEMMYGSTGSEPPTRADEVRFFTATWRYFETRDKQFESPTPIQGRWKIDGVGLPPEILRKIYFENAARLLHWKPPVSAAAAP, via the coding sequence ATGACGCTGATTCGCCGAGATCCCGCGCGTGGCGCGGCATGGTCGGCGCTGTTGCTGGGCCTGGCGCTCGCCGCCTGCCGCGGTGGCGGAGCCGGACCGCGCGCGCTGTCAGATGCCGCCGCCACCGGCGATCCGAGCGCCAACGCGCCGGCGGCCGCCACCACTCCGGCGCGCGCGCCGGCCCGCCTGCCGCGCATCGACGTGCACATGCACATCGGCCCCGACGGCGTCGCCCGCGCGATGAAGATGATGGACGAATGGGGCATCGACGGCGGCGTGAATCTTTCGGGTATGTACCCGGGACCGCCGTACCACGCGCTGGAACGACAGCTGGACGCCGCGGCGTCGACGAAGGGCCGCCTGGTCGTGTTCGCCAACGCGAATTTCCGTCTGGTCTACGGACGCAAGGACTATGGCCATCGCATGGCCGAGATGCTGGTCGAATCCAAGCGTCTGGGCGCGGTGGGCCTGAAGATTCCCAAGGGTCTGGGCCTCGGCTATCTGGCGCCCGACGGCCAGCACCTCCTGGCCGTCGACGATCACGGACTGGATCCCTTGTTCGAAAAGGCCGGCCAGCTTGGTATGCCGGTGGCCATCCACATCGGCGATCCGAAGGCATTCTGGCAGCCGCCCACGCCCGCCAACGAACGCTGGGACGAACTGAACGCCCACCCCGAGTGGTCTTTTTACGGCCAGCCGGTGCCGTCGTGGGAGGCGCTATACGCCGCCTTCGAACGCCGGGTGGCCCGTCACCCAAAGACCAACTTCATCGCCGTGCACTTCGGCAACGATCCGGAAGATCCGGATCGCGTGAGCCAGATGCTGGATCGCTACCCGAACTTCTATATCGACACCGCCGCGCGCATCCCCGAGATGGGTCGCCACGACGTGGAGAAGATGCGACGTTTTTACGAAAAATACCAAGACCGGATCCTTTTCGGCACCGACACCGGCGTGGGGGCATCGGACGCCGAAATGATGTACGGCTCGACGGGCAGCGAGCCGCCCACCCGCGCCGACGAGGTACGGTTCTTCACCGCCACCTGGCGTTACTTCGAGACCCGCGACAAGCAGTTCGAAAGCCCAACGCCCATCCAAGGCCGCTGGAAAATCGACGGCGTGGGCCTGCCGCCGGAGATCTTGCGCAAGATCTACTTCGAAAACGCCGCTCGCCTTCTGCACTGGAAGCCACCGGTGAGCGCCGCCGCGGCGCCC
- a CDS encoding acetyl-CoA carboxylase biotin carboxylase subunit, whose translation MPARRIRKVLIANRGEIACRVIRACREAGVATVAVYSDADRSALHVRMADQAVAIGPAPARESYLVVDKLLGAIKATGADAVHPGYGFLSENADFAEACAAAGTTFIGPPSSAVRAMGGKTSARALMQAAGVPVVPGDNGEGGRGFASAAEAKAAAARIGYPVMLKAASGGGGRGMRLVDSEDKLEAALAGARREAKAAFADDAVYLEKAIVRPRHIEIQVFGDEHGGAVHLYERDCSIQRRNQKVIEESPSPAIDDDLRARMGEVAIRAARSVGYVGAGTIEMLFDSASRGFYFLEMNTRLQVEHPVTELVTGVDLVRWQLAVAQGEKLPLAQEQIPRRGAAIECRIYAEDPVKFLPSPGTITSLRVPAGPGIRDDSGVVAGSVISTHYDPMISKLCAWADSRPAAIDRMRRAVGEYHVGGIRTNLPFHRRVMRNAAFASGEYDTGFIERHKADLAPAAPDAPTSELAAIAAALQARAAGGPGSTVELDLSATRLSEWRRER comes from the coding sequence ATGCCCGCCCGTCGCATTCGCAAGGTTCTGATCGCCAATCGCGGCGAGATCGCTTGCCGCGTGATCCGCGCCTGTCGCGAGGCCGGCGTGGCCACGGTGGCGGTTTACTCCGACGCCGACCGGAGCGCCTTGCACGTGCGCATGGCCGACCAGGCCGTGGCCATCGGCCCGGCGCCGGCGCGCGAAAGCTATCTGGTCGTCGATAAGTTGCTGGGGGCGATCAAAGCGACCGGCGCCGACGCGGTCCACCCGGGCTATGGCTTCCTGTCGGAGAACGCTGATTTCGCCGAGGCCTGCGCGGCCGCCGGCACGACCTTCATCGGGCCGCCGTCGTCGGCGGTGCGGGCGATGGGCGGCAAGACGTCGGCGCGCGCCTTGATGCAGGCGGCGGGCGTGCCGGTGGTGCCGGGCGATAACGGCGAGGGCGGCCGCGGGTTCGCCAGCGCCGCCGAAGCCAAGGCCGCCGCCGCGCGCATCGGGTACCCGGTGATGTTGAAGGCCGCTTCGGGGGGCGGCGGGCGCGGCATGCGCCTGGTGGACAGCGAAGACAAACTGGAAGCGGCTTTGGCCGGCGCGCGCCGCGAGGCCAAGGCGGCTTTCGCCGACGACGCCGTGTATCTGGAGAAGGCCATCGTTCGCCCGCGCCACATCGAGATCCAGGTCTTCGGCGACGAGCACGGCGGCGCCGTGCACCTTTACGAACGCGACTGTTCGATCCAGCGCCGCAACCAGAAGGTCATCGAGGAGTCGCCGTCACCGGCCATCGACGACGACCTGCGGGCGCGCATGGGCGAGGTGGCGATCCGGGCGGCGCGGTCGGTCGGGTACGTCGGCGCCGGGACCATCGAGATGCTGTTCGACAGCGCCTCGCGCGGTTTTTATTTTTTGGAGATGAACACCCGGCTGCAGGTCGAGCACCCGGTGACGGAGCTGGTGACCGGCGTCGATCTGGTGCGCTGGCAGCTGGCCGTCGCCCAGGGCGAGAAGCTCCCGCTGGCCCAGGAACAGATTCCACGGCGGGGCGCCGCCATCGAATGTCGGATCTATGCCGAGGACCCGGTGAAGTTCCTGCCGTCGCCGGGGACCATCACCTCGCTGCGCGTGCCGGCCGGGCCAGGGATCCGCGATGATTCGGGGGTGGTGGCGGGCAGCGTGATCTCCACCCACTACGATCCGATGATCTCCAAGCTGTGCGCCTGGGCCGACAGCCGGCCGGCGGCCATCGATCGCATGCGGCGCGCGGTGGGCGAATACCACGTGGGCGGGATTCGCACGAACCTGCCGTTTCACCGGCGGGTGATGCGAAACGCCGCTTTCGCCTCGGGTGAATACGACACCGGGTTCATTGAACGTCACAAAGCGGACCTGGCGCCGGCCGCGCCGGACGCTCCGACCAGCGAGCTGGCGGCGATTGCGGCGGCTTTGCAGGCGCGCGCGGCGGGCGGGCCCGGTTCGACCGTCGAGCTGGATCTGTCGGCCACCCGGCTTTCCGAGTGGCGACGCGAGCGCTAA
- the atpA gene encoding F0F1 ATP synthase subunit alpha — MQIRAEEISQIIRKEIEGFDQKVAVMETGTVLEAGDGIARVYGLEAAMAGELLDFGHNVVGLVLNLEEDNVGVALLGNFEEVREGDTVKRTGKIAQVGVGDALIGRVVNALGIPIDGKGPIAASENRKIEVKAPGIIARKGVHEPMQTGLKAIDSMIPIGRGQRELIIGDRQTGKTAVAVDAIINQRGQNMKCFYVAIGQKQSTVAAVVEKLRESGAMEYTTIIAATASEPAPLQFLAPYAGVTMAEYYRDSGRHALIVYDDLSKQAVAYRQLSLLLRRPPGREAYPGDVFYLHSRLLERAAKLSDKEGAGSLTALPIIETQAGDVSAYIPTNVISITDGQIFLESDLFYSGQRPAVNAGISVSRVGGAAQIVAMKKVAGKLRLELAQYRELAAFAQFGSDLDKATQQQLARGARMTELLKQGQYQPLSVEKQVLILFGVTNGFVDTLPIESLGRYEQELYAFVEARHPELWTAMRTDGNNSKAWDGLTGQMKTVLAAFGKEFAPEAKAA, encoded by the coding sequence ATGCAAATTCGCGCCGAAGAAATCAGCCAGATCATCCGCAAGGAGATCGAAGGATTCGATCAGAAGGTGGCCGTCATGGAGACCGGCACCGTGCTGGAGGCCGGCGACGGCATCGCGCGCGTGTACGGCCTGGAAGCGGCGATGGCCGGCGAGCTGCTGGACTTCGGCCATAACGTGGTCGGTCTGGTGTTGAACCTGGAAGAGGACAACGTCGGCGTCGCGCTGCTGGGCAATTTTGAAGAGGTCCGTGAAGGCGACACGGTCAAGCGCACCGGAAAAATCGCCCAGGTCGGCGTGGGCGACGCGCTGATCGGCCGGGTGGTGAATGCACTTGGGATCCCCATCGACGGCAAGGGGCCGATCGCGGCCAGCGAGAACCGCAAGATCGAGGTCAAGGCGCCCGGCATCATCGCCCGCAAGGGTGTGCACGAGCCGATGCAGACCGGACTCAAGGCCATCGATTCGATGATCCCCATCGGCCGCGGCCAGCGCGAGCTCATCATCGGCGATCGTCAGACCGGCAAGACCGCCGTCGCCGTCGACGCGATCATCAACCAGCGCGGCCAGAACATGAAGTGCTTCTATGTCGCCATCGGCCAGAAGCAGTCGACCGTCGCCGCCGTGGTCGAGAAGCTGCGCGAGAGCGGCGCCATGGAATACACCACCATCATCGCCGCCACCGCGTCCGAACCGGCGCCGCTGCAGTTCCTGGCCCCCTACGCCGGCGTCACCATGGCCGAGTACTACCGCGACAGCGGCCGCCACGCGCTGATCGTGTATGACGATCTGTCCAAGCAGGCGGTGGCCTATCGCCAGCTGTCGCTGCTGCTGCGCCGCCCGCCCGGCCGCGAGGCGTATCCGGGCGACGTGTTCTACCTGCACTCGCGCCTGCTGGAGCGCGCGGCCAAGCTATCGGACAAGGAAGGCGCGGGCTCGCTGACGGCGCTGCCGATCATCGAAACCCAGGCCGGCGACGTGTCGGCGTACATCCCGACCAACGTCATCTCCATCACCGACGGTCAGATCTTCCTGGAGAGCGATCTGTTTTATTCGGGCCAGCGCCCGGCGGTGAACGCCGGCATCTCGGTCAGCCGCGTCGGCGGCGCGGCGCAGATCGTGGCGATGAAGAAGGTGGCCGGCAAGCTGCGCCTCGAACTGGCCCAGTACCGCGAGCTGGCGGCGTTCGCCCAGTTCGGATCGGATCTGGACAAGGCCACGCAGCAGCAGCTGGCCCGCGGCGCCCGCATGACCGAGCTGCTCAAGCAGGGGCAATACCAGCCGCTGTCGGTGGAAAAACAGGTGCTCATCCTGTTCGGCGTGACCAACGGCTTTGTCGACACGCTGCCCATCGAATCGCTCGGCCGCTACGAGCAGGAGCTGTACGCCTTCGTCGAGGCTCGCCATCCGGAGCTGTGGACCGCCATGCGCACCGACGGCAACAACAGCAAGGCCTGGGACGGCCTGACCGGCCAGATGAAGACCGTGCTGGCGGCGTTCGGCAAAGAGTTCGCGCCGGAGGCCAAGGCCGCCTAA
- a CDS encoding polymer-forming cytoskeletal protein: MALTTVQNSSSADQTASAVTTLLGRGSEFEGKLSFEGTVRIDGKLSGEIFTDDTLIIGEGAEVNAEINVGAVVIEGTVHGNVNAKRSVEIHTPGKVIGNISTPSLFIEKGVIFEGNCQMEQTGAAAAKPRAAQPRVAEATAG; the protein is encoded by the coding sequence ATGGCCCTCACGACGGTTCAGAATTCCAGCAGCGCCGACCAGACCGCGTCGGCCGTCACCACGTTGCTTGGCCGCGGCAGCGAATTCGAAGGCAAGCTGTCCTTTGAAGGCACGGTGCGCATCGACGGCAAGCTGTCGGGCGAGATCTTCACCGACGACACACTGATCATCGGCGAAGGCGCCGAGGTGAACGCCGAGATCAACGTCGGGGCGGTGGTCATCGAAGGCACCGTGCACGGCAACGTCAACGCCAAGCGGTCGGTGGAGATCCACACCCCCGGCAAGGTCATCGGCAACATCTCGACGCCGTCCTTGTTCATCGAAAAGGGCGTGATCTTCGAGGGCAACTGCCAGATGGAACAGACCGGGGCCGCCGCCGCCAAGCCGCGCGCCGCCCAGCCGCGCGTCGCCGAAGCGACCGCCGGCTGA
- the atpH gene encoding ATP synthase F1 subunit delta, giving the protein MALQGSVARRYARALFQMGVDRGNFEQLGEELAQLATLFQSSVELRQTLENPVFRPADKRSILEKILPRVTPTAEVQRFVLLLLDRRRITALPAIARAYQELVDQHTGRVRAQVVSAQALGAGDLDRVRQSLEKRTGKKVLIEASVDPALIGGVVTRVGDLVLDGSVRTQLASLREKLLN; this is encoded by the coding sequence ATGGCGCTGCAAGGCTCCGTCGCCCGCCGTTATGCCCGGGCGTTGTTTCAGATGGGCGTCGATCGCGGCAACTTTGAACAACTGGGCGAAGAGCTGGCGCAGCTGGCGACGCTGTTCCAATCATCCGTCGAGCTGCGACAGACCCTGGAAAACCCGGTCTTTCGTCCGGCCGACAAGCGGTCGATCCTGGAAAAGATTCTGCCGCGCGTGACCCCGACGGCCGAGGTGCAGCGCTTCGTGCTGTTGCTGCTGGACCGCCGCCGCATCACCGCGCTGCCGGCCATCGCCCGCGCCTATCAAGAGCTGGTCGATCAGCACACCGGCCGGGTGCGCGCCCAGGTGGTGTCGGCGCAGGCGCTGGGCGCCGGCGATCTGGATCGCGTGCGGCAGTCGCTGGAAAAGCGCACCGGCAAGAAGGTCTTGATCGAAGCGTCCGTCGACCCCGCGCTGATTGGCGGGGTGGTGACGCGCGTGGGAGATCTGGTGCTGGACGGCAGCGTGCGCACGCAACTGGCGTCGCTGCGGGAAAAGCTCCTCAACTAA